From the Chloroflexota bacterium genome, the window ATTATGAGCAGGTGCCCCTGGCATGATGCTATGGTCAAGTCCGGCAGGAAAGACATGTCCGGGAAAGTGAGCAGCCGCATCTGCCATACGGAATGTTCGGCCTGGGCCGCCGAGTTTGGCGAGGAAGTGACCTTCACGATGGGTAGTCAGATGTGTAAAGGTGCTGAGCGCTGTATTCTGGAGTTCCGATAGCTGGTCTCTGCTAATTCTACATTTTGTTAAACTCGCTCTTGCTGGCTCCACAGACCGGGCAGACCCAATCGTCTGGTAGTTTCTCGAAGGGGGTTCCTGGTGCTGTACCACTCTCCGGATCGCCTTTCTCCGGGTCATAGATATATCCACAGACAGAGCACTGGTATTTTGCCATTTTGACTTTGACGACCTCCTTCTTTTCTTCGACGTATGATGGGGCTGTCTTGGGGGTAGTGCCGCGCTTGACCTGATGATAATAGGCATAGGTCATTGGCTCGCCTTCTTTAAGGATGTCGGCACCAACAAGCTCACCTACGAAGTCGGTATGCGTTTCCACATCCAGTTCCTTGGTTACCCTGGCCTCCAGATAAGCCAGGGTATGGTCCAGAACTATGGGTGCTTTAGTCTCGCCTGTCTTATAGTTGACGCCCTCAAATTTGTTGATGTCTCTCCCCGATTTGAAGCCAAACTGGCCGATCAAACTCAAGGGGGTATCCTTAGAGAGTATGGAGACCGTAAATACCCTGCTGTCCTTGATGAACTCATGCGTCAGATTTCCCTTGTTGATGCAGACAGAAATAGTCGGGGGTTCTGAGGATGTTTGAATTACGGTGTTGGCAATCTGGCCGTTGATCCTGTCTCCCTTTCTGGAGCCTATGATGTACAGGCCGTAGCTTATCTGTTGCAGAGCTTTTGTATTCATTCGTTGTTGTTCTTCCCTCCCTTTGGTTAAATTCCGATTCTAGAGAAGTTCCTTCTCACTCATATCGACCGCCTGTCTCAGTTCGGCGGCCAGTTCCGGCGGCAATCCTTCGATGTCCACCCGCAGAAACCCTCTTACTATCATTGCGGTAGCTTCATTGCGTGTAAGTCCACGGGCCATCAGATACTCCACCTCTTCCTCAGCAATCTTGCCTATTGCGGCTTCATGTGACAGGTCCACACCGGCCAACTCGCCCCTTAGTTCCGGTATGGCGTGGATAACTCCTCGCTCAGAGAGAATCAACCCCCGGCATTCCAGATGGCCTTTGACATCGGGGGCACTGCCGGCGATGTAGCCTCTGGAGATGATGGTGCCTCCGGTGGTGATCGTCCGTGCCACGATCTCGGCCCGTGAGCCTCTGGCGTTGAGGAGTACGCGGGAGCCGGTGTCGAGATTGGAACCCGGAGGGGCAAGCAGAATGGTGTTGAACCTCACGATGGCTCTTTCCCCCACACAGCGGGCTACCGGATACATCTGGAGAGAGCGCACCGGCTTCATGCAGACATAGTTGCTCAGGAATACAGCATCTTCTTCGACAATGGCCCCGCTGCGGGGACGTACTGCTATTTCGGGGGCCCAGTTATGGATCATGGTGAAGGTCAGTTTGGCCCCTCTCTTGATATAGAACTCCGAAATGCCTATGTGCAGACCCGAGGCCTGCATCGGCCTGGTGGCGCAGCCGGTAATAATGTGTAGCTCGGAGTTCTCCTCAGCAATGATGATGTTGTGCACCTTCTGCGCCAGATTTTGGTGGGCCAGGTAGAGGCATGCCTGAACCGGATAGACGACCTTTGCACCGGGCAGTGCCCTGATGAAATAGCCATTGTCCAGGTCAACCTCGGCGTGGGCGGTGAATTTGTCGGTATCAACACTAACTGCGTGCCACCAGTAGTCCTGCAGCCAGTCATAGGTCTCTAACGCCTTGGTGATGCTCATTACCTCCACCGTGTCCTGGCTCGAGGAACTGTGAACGACGGACCGGTCCATCTGGACAAAAGTGCCTGACCGCTGGCTGGTATCGTCGAGAGTGACTCCCACCTTCAGCATGTTCCCCTTGTCCTCGGCGGGGATATGGGACGGTTCTTGTTGGTAGGGATGTTCCTCAGCAGTTTTTGAATAAGTTGACAGGTCGATGTCTTCACCCAGGGCGGCTTTCTTTTCCAGCGCCTTTTCGGCCAGGTCGCGGGTTTTCTTTGATGAAACTACTTTAGACATTCGACGCACCCCTCATAGCCCCTTTTCTTGATGCTGTCCAGGCATTCATGGGCATCTCGTTCACACGTGATCCTGCCATTTAGGAGGACGTAGCCTTTGCTGGCATTGACATAGTCCAGTATGTGACCGGTGTGGGTGATGATGAGGCCGGCACGCGTTCGATTGCGTTTCAGGTCTTTCTGCAGCAATTCGTTAATCATCTGGCCGATGAGAGCTATGTTCACCAGGTCAACCCCGGATTCTGGCTCATCGAGGAGGACCAGGTCAGGACTTTGAGCCAGAAGTTGCAGGAGCTCTGAGCGTTTGATCTCGCCGCCGGAGAACCCGTAGTTTATATCACGGTCCATCATGTCGCCCATGTTCAGCCGCTCTGCCAGTTTCCCGACGATATCGCCATCCTCCCGGCCTTTCAGGCAGGCGGTGACCATGTCCCGTGTCTTTACTCCGCGGACTATCGGAGGGCGCTGAAAGGACATGCCGATACCCAGACGCGCCCTCTCATCCAGAGAGGCATTGGTGATGTCCTGCCCTTTGAAAACAACGTGCCCTGCTGTTATCTTATATCGTGGGAATCCCATTATCGCCATCAGCAGGGTGGTTTTGCCGCTGCCATTGGGGCCAAACAGGGCATGGGTCTCACCGGCACCAATGGAGAGATTGATGCCGTGGAGTATCTCTTTGCCGCCGGTCTCTACGCGTAACCCCTGAATTTCAAGCATGGCCTTCTCCTTAACTATTTGGATTTCTTGATATATACCTTGTATTCCCCTGCCTTCTCCTCAATGCCCAGCAGTTCGTTTCCGGTAGCCTTGCACCAGGCAGGGGCATCGGCCTTTATTCCCTCGTCGCTGGCTAGAACCTCCAGCACCTGCCCGGGTTTCAGTTCCTTGAGCTTGTTGGCGGTGTTGTAGATAGGCATGGGACAATAGAGTCCGACACAGTCTAAAGTAGCATCTGCCTTCATAGCTACGTCTCCTCAAACAAACAGATTGATCTTCCCTTCTTTAGCCTCACCGAGATAGGTGGCTACCCCGGCGTAGCTGTCTACCTCGGGAATGAAGGCGTCCTTGGAGAGGCCCATTATTCCCATGGAGGTAGTGCAGGCTATGAACTTCACCCCCGATTGATGGGCCATGGCGAGCAACTCCTGAGGGGAAGGGAAATTGATATCCCGCATCAACCTTCCCATCATCCACTTGCCCAAGCCGAACATGTGGAATTTGGAGAGGGGCAGCCTCTTGGAACCACCCCGGTTCATGAAATTGAGCATCTTCCTCATTATACCCTTGCTTTTGATCGAGCCCTGGTTCTTCTTGATGAGGTTCAGCCCCCAGAAGGTGAAGAACATACTTACCTCCATCCCCATTGAAGCTGCCCCGATAGCGATGTTAAAGGCAGCCAGGGCTTTATCCATGTCACCGCTGAAAACTACCAAAGTGACTTTTTCTGCCATAATGATTGCCTCACTTCCAGACTAGCTGTCCGCCGCACTGGGGGCATGCCTCTGCATTCTGCGCCACCGCTATCTGGCAGGTGACACAGTAGCGCAGGGTCACACTGCAATGCCGGCAGTAAGGCAGAGCGGTGGCAGATAGCTCCTCTTCGCAGTAAGGGCAAGAACATCTCACCACCATGCCCTTTGGCGCTTCACTCTTCATTGCAGGTTTTCTCTTCTTCATCTTCCGTCCTCCTTTCCTCGGTTTTCGGCGCCTTGCCCTGTTTTACCAGATAGTCATCGACGGCCTTATTCAGAGCCTGGGCGCCGAGGTTGGAGCAGTGGTACTTATTCTTGGGCAGTCCTTCCAGTTCCTTGGCCACTAGATCCGGGGTGATCTTCCGCACCTCTTCCAGAGTCTTTCCCATGGCCATCTCGCTCACCATGCTGGAAACGGCAATGGCAGCGCCACAGCCAAAGGTCTTGAACTTAACATCGGCCAGGCGATTATCCTTGACCCTAATATAGAAGGTCATCATATCACCGCAGACAGGGTTGCCTACTTCTCCGATGCCGTCAGCGTCCTTTATCTCCCCGACATTGCGGGGATTCATAAAATGGTCCATCACCTTGTCGCTGTAAATGGGCATACTATTTACCTCCCCTCTTCTTGTTTCAGGAACTTGTCGTACAATGGCGACATCTTCCGTAGCCTCTCCACAATAGGTGGCAGTGCTGCCAGTACGTGATCTACATCCTCCTCTGTATTCCCCAGCCCAAAGCTGAAGAGAAGTGAGCCATGAGATAGCTCGGGAGGGATTCCCATGGCGGTGAGCACGTGAGAAGCTTTAAGTGCTCTGGAAGTACAGGCCGAGCCGCTTGATGCTGCTATTCCTTGCTGGTTCAAGAGGATCAGCATGGATTCTCCTTCGATGAACTCGATGCTGAAGCTGGCATTGCCGGGAAGACGCTGAGTGGGGTGTCCGGTCACCGTTGCATACTGTATTTTGGATGGGAGGCCCTTGATCAATCCATCCCGCAGGGCTGAGAGGCGAGCCATCCTGGAGTTCATCTCTGCCTTGGCCAGCTCAGCAGCCTTTCCCAGGCCGACTATTCCGGGGACATTCTCTGTGCCGGCCCGCCGTCCCCCCTCCTGCACTCCGCCGTCGAGCAAGGGGATGATCCGTGTCCCTTTCTTGAGCCAGAGAGCCCCCACGCCTTTGGGCCCATAAAACTGATTACCGGCCAGGCTCAATGCATCTATCCCCATCTTGTTAACGTCTACAGGTATGGTGCCGGCGGTAGCCACAGCATCGGTGTGGAAGATAGCGCCAGCATCCTTCGCCAGCCTCGCTATTTCACCAATGGGCTGAATAGTGCCCACCTCGGCATTAGCATGCATAATGGAGACAAGGATGGTGTCCTTCCTGATGCTGCTTGCCACTTCTTTAGGGTCTACCAGGCCGTACTTATCTACAGGGACTGGGGTTATCTCAAACCCGGCTTTCTCCAGGGTCCGCGCTGAGTGCATGACGGAGAAGTGCTCGATAGACGAGATGACAATATGCTTGCCCTTGGACTGCTGGGCCGTGGCCAGGCCCTTGATAGCGAAGTTATTTGACTCGGTGCCACTGGAAGTAAAGATAACCTCCTCCGGCTTGGCGCCTATGAGAGATGCCACCGATCCTCGGGCGTCTTCTACAGCTTCCCTTGCTTCATCTCCCCAGTTGTGAATAGACTGAGGATTGCCATAAACATCCTTGAGATAGGGGAGCATAGCCTCCAATACTTCGGGCAACAGTGGAGTAGTGGCGGCATTGTCCAGGTAGGTTTTCCTCATTTCATCCTCCTAGGTATTCATCTCTCCAGAGATGCTGCAGAGGTCTTGGGAAGCATCTTGCTTCGGGATCTGACGCGCAAATTGGCTTGGCTCATGCTGAACCCTCCAAGGTGCGTAGTTGCAGGCGTGTACCTACGACTACCAACTCATCTCCCAGTTCCAGAAGTGTCTCATCTGGAGGGTTAGCAATGAGATATCCATCCTTCTTCTTTACGGCGAGGACTACTGCTCCACCGCACTGGCTTCTTCCTTCTCCCAGCGTAGTTCCTGCCACCGGGGATCCGGGGCCGACCTTTACATCCTCTAGAATCAGGTCGCGGTCACGACTGTGCATGGTTGTGTCAATGAAGTCCACCACCAGAGGGCGCACTGCCAGCATCGCCAAACGCCGTCCGGCGAGAACCAGAGGCAGTATGACCCGATCGGCGCCTGCTCGCCTCAGCTTTGAATCGGCATCTTCAGCACAGGCACGAGCGACCACGAAAAGGCCGGGGTGCAGCCCTTTGGCCGAAAGCGTTATAAAGATATTGTCGGCGTCGTTGCCGACTGCTGCTACTAGCCCCCGCGCTTGCTGGATACGTGCTTCGTTCAGAATATCATCGCTGGTGGCGTTCCCGAGCACGTGTGGATAGCCATCACTGGCTGCCCTGGCTGTGGCCTCCTGGCTGGCATCGATGATAACGAAAGGAACCCTCTCATTTTGGAGGGAGCGTGCCACCTCGCGTCCCATCTGGCCGTAACCGCACAGGATAATGTGGTCTTTGAGCTTAGCAATCTTGTCTTTCATACGCCGACCCCCCAATAAGTCTCTTATCTCACCTTCGACCAGGTATTGGACCATGGTAGTGAGGGCATATAACATGACTCCCACTCCACTGATGATAAGTGCAATGGTGAAGACTCTACCTGTATTAGATAGGGCGTGAACCTCCTGGTAGCCGACAGTGGTCATGGTAATGATGGTCATGTATAGAGCGTCGAAAAATGACCAGTCTTCGATGGTCATGTAGCCGATGACGCCCATAGCTATGACCAGGAGAAGGGCACTCACCACCCACAGCAATCGCCGTCGTGGGTTCATTTAAATATACCTACCCTCCATAACGACTGAACTATGAGTTCGGAAAATGATCAAGGTACCGGAGTTGAGCGTTCTTGGCTCTATTTGAGACGGCTCTCTACGGCAGCCCAATCGATGTTCTTGAAGAAGGCCTCGATGTAGTCGGCACGTTTCAATCCATAATCGATCATGAAGGCATGCTCGAATACATCCAGCACCAGTATGGGAACAGAACCAGCCAGGTGGCCTGTTTCATGTTCGTTGATCCACTGGTTAATTAACCTTCCTGTGATATTATCCTGATACAGGATAGCCCAGCCAATGCCACGCATTGTTCCGGTGCCTTTGAAATCCTTTTCCCAGTTTTCGTAGCTGCCGAAGTCTTCGGCCATTTTCTTGCCCGGCCTTCCTGACTTGTTTATGGCGCCCTTCCCGCCAAGATTCTCGAAGTAATACTCGTGGAGCCTCATGCCGTTGAATTCAAAACCCAAACGCCTCTTCAACTCGGAGTATTCAGGTATACCCACTTTGCCATCCTTCAGCATCGCGGCCAGCGTGTCCAGCAGCTTGTTGGTATTGGTTATGTAGCCCTGATAGAGGGTGAAATGATTCTTGAGCAATGTCTCGCTGAATCCCTCCATCCCAACCAGCTTTGTGTAGTCCTTTGCAGTATATGCCATTGTTCTTATCTCCTTTCTGCTCTATCTTTAGTTGCTGAGGCTTTGCCTGAGATGTGAGAGATTGGTAAGATGAGATCTCTCCTCTTCGATCACTTTGCCTATTAGCTTGCTGTCTGTCCGTCGAACGAGGTCTCGTATCGCTGAGTAGAAAAGGATCGAGTCCTTTTCGGCTCGGATACCGATTTCAATGGCCTCGGCCTCGTTGGTTACCTGTCTCGCCATTTTGTGGGCAGCCTTATCATTGACGAAAACGGCAGAGTCAACCAATGTACCCAGGTAGTCAGCGTATTCTTCGGTGTAGGATTCCGGTGACGGATAGTCGCTTGCTCCCGCATTCATGTTCTGGAAGATATTGATGTGTTCTCTTTCATTATCAGCCAGATGCTTGTAGGCCTCGCGTGCCTTTTTGTCTCCAGCCGATTTGGCCAGCACATCGTAGAATACTGCCCCGCTTTTCTCAATACCTACGGCGATGTCAATGAGCTCTGTACTCGGAAAAAAGACCGCCATATTCCTAAAATAATCTCCTTTCTAAAGTTCTCTTAATTTCTAGCAGCGTAGATGGCTGCAGTCATTCTTTTGAGGCCACCCGCCGGCAACGATTTATCAGAACATAATCCGCACCAAATTATAGCATGGTTGGTGTTTGGGGCATCTCCATTAACAATCATTTCCCGGAAATCCGGACCTCCTTTGGCATATATTTAGATTATCTTTATCTTATGAATATGAGATAATCATTTGATGCGACTTTTGTCTCATTAGTCGCCAGGTCGCAAAGCTGGCATCTGACCTTGTGGTAATACTGTCCCCAGGTGCTCCATCATACCCATGTCTGACTTGACCGGGTATGTGAGATCACAGCTCTCTGGGGCTGCCGTTCACCCTTTCGCCCGATGCGCCTTTAGAGTGATTCTCAGGCTTTCTACCCTGTCTACCCCCTTCAGTGAAGAGATAAACCCGGTTACCGTGTTGGCAATAATATCGTTGGGAAATGGTGTGAGGGGGAGTTCTTTTTTGTTGACCGTTATTTTTACATCCCCGTGATCCACGTGAAGCTCGGCGGTCTGTATGGTTTCAGCCCCTTTCAATGAGCTGATTGCACCGGCTACAGTGCCGGCTAAGATCTGCTCCACGAAAGGATTGAGCTCCATCGATGCATTGTTGACCCAGAGCTTTGCTGCGAAGTTGTCCTGCATGATATGCCTCCCTTGTAGCGGATTTAATGCGGACCAGTTTGTGAGACGAGGGGCTGGATATCCACCAGTATCTTGCCACCTTCACGCTTCACGGGATAGGTAGTTAGCGGCCGGGGGCGCTTAATTACTTTCCCGATCGCTGAGAATACGGATGGCATCTTGCTGGCCCATCCAATGATGCGGCCATCCCTGAGGTCAAATTGGGAGCCATGCCTGGGACAGATGACCACAAATCCCTCCAATTTCCCCTCGGAAAGCTTTGCCCCCATATGTGGGCAGCGGTTCGAAGTTGCATAATAGCTGCCTCCTGCCTTGGCCAGAAGTATTTCATGCCCCTCTGCCACAACTTCTTTCATGGTAGATTCCGTGATATCACTTTCCTTGGCTACTTCTATGAACTTACCCATTGCCCCTCCTTATCTGGTGCTGCCTTACGCGGCAGATACCTCCTTATTTTGATGTTATTGAATCCCGAGACCCTCACTGATAGCCCGGCTCTGCATACGATAACGGTTCATAAGCAGGGAGTTGGTGACTACAGACACCGAACTGAAGCCCATGGCAGCCGCAGCTATGATGGGATTCAACTGTAGTTCGAACGGGGGATAGAGGACTCCTGCTGCGATTGGTATGCCGATGCAGTTATAGAAGAAGGCCCAGAACAGATTCTGCTTCACCTTCCGGATGGTGTACCGGCTCAGCTTTATCGCCTCCACTACGTCCCTGAGATCATCCCTCACCAAGACGATGTCACCGCTTTCCATAGCCACATCAGTGCCGCTACCCAGTGCTATGCCTATATCGGCCTGGGCCAGTGCTGGAGCATCATTGATTCCATCACCGACCATAGCCACAGTGCTGCCGGCTTCCTGTAACTGGCGGATTTCCCTGGCCTTGTCCTCGGGCAGAACCTCGGCCATGACTTTCCTGATTCCGACCCGGCGGGCGATGGCTTCTGCCGTTCGTCTGTTGTCACCGGTGATCATAACAGTTTCTATGCCCATTTGATGAAGCTGGTTGAT encodes:
- a CDS encoding rubredoxin, yielding MAKYQCSVCGYIYDPEKGDPESGTAPGTPFEKLPDDWVCPVCGASKSEFNKM
- the nifS gene encoding cysteine desulfurase NifS; translated protein: MRKTYLDNAATTPLLPEVLEAMLPYLKDVYGNPQSIHNWGDEAREAVEDARGSVASLIGAKPEEVIFTSSGTESNNFAIKGLATAQQSKGKHIVISSIEHFSVMHSARTLEKAGFEITPVPVDKYGLVDPKEVASSIRKDTILVSIMHANAEVGTIQPIGEIARLAKDAGAIFHTDAVATAGTIPVDVNKMGIDALSLAGNQFYGPKGVGALWLKKGTRIIPLLDGGVQEGGRRAGTENVPGIVGLGKAAELAKAEMNSRMARLSALRDGLIKGLPSKIQYATVTGHPTQRLPGNASFSIEFIEGESMLILLNQQGIAASSGSACTSRALKASHVLTAMGIPPELSHGSLLFSFGLGNTEEDVDHVLAALPPIVERLRKMSPLYDKFLKQEEGR
- a CDS encoding ABC transporter ATP-binding protein translates to MLEIQGLRVETGGKEILHGINLSIGAGETHALFGPNGSGKTTLLMAIMGFPRYKITAGHVVFKGQDITNASLDERARLGIGMSFQRPPIVRGVKTRDMVTACLKGREDGDIVGKLAERLNMGDMMDRDINYGFSGGEIKRSELLQLLAQSPDLVLLDEPESGVDLVNIALIGQMINELLQKDLKRNRTRAGLIITHTGHILDYVNASKGYVLLNGRITCERDAHECLDSIKKRGYEGCVECLK
- a CDS encoding non-heme iron oxygenase ferredoxin subunit, with product MGKFIEVAKESDITESTMKEVVAEGHEILLAKAGGSYYATSNRCPHMGAKLSEGKLEGFVVICPRHGSQFDLRDGRIIGWASKMPSVFSAIGKVIKRPRPLTTYPVKREGGKILVDIQPLVSQTGPH
- a CDS encoding sulfurtransferase TusA family protein codes for the protein MKADATLDCVGLYCPMPIYNTANKLKELKPGQVLEVLASDEGIKADAPAWCKATGNELLGIEEKAGEYKVYIKKSK
- a CDS encoding SufD family Fe-S cluster assembly protein — translated: MSKVVSSKKTRDLAEKALEKKAALGEDIDLSTYSKTAEEHPYQQEPSHIPAEDKGNMLKVGVTLDDTSQRSGTFVQMDRSVVHSSSSQDTVEVMSITKALETYDWLQDYWWHAVSVDTDKFTAHAEVDLDNGYFIRALPGAKVVYPVQACLYLAHQNLAQKVHNIIIAEENSELHIITGCATRPMQASGLHIGISEFYIKRGAKLTFTMIHNWAPEIAVRPRSGAIVEEDAVFLSNYVCMKPVRSLQMYPVARCVGERAIVRFNTILLAPPGSNLDTGSRVLLNARGSRAEIVARTITTGGTIISRGYIAGSAPDVKGHLECRGLILSERGVIHAIPELRGELAGVDLSHEAAIGKIAEEEVEYLMARGLTRNEATAMIVRGFLRVDIEGLPPELAAELRQAVDMSEKELL
- a CDS encoding ferritin family protein, whose protein sequence is MAVFFPSTELIDIAVGIEKSGAVFYDVLAKSAGDKKAREAYKHLADNEREHINIFQNMNAGASDYPSPESYTEEYADYLGTLVDSAVFVNDKAAHKMARQVTNEAEAIEIGIRAEKDSILFYSAIRDLVRRTDSKLIGKVIEEERSHLTNLSHLRQSLSN
- a CDS encoding potassium channel protein: MNPRRRLLWVVSALLLVIAMGVIGYMTIEDWSFFDALYMTIITMTTVGYQEVHALSNTGRVFTIALIISGVGVMLYALTTMVQYLVEGEIRDLLGGRRMKDKIAKLKDHIILCGYGQMGREVARSLQNERVPFVIIDASQEATARAASDGYPHVLGNATSDDILNEARIQQARGLVAAVGNDADNIFITLSAKGLHPGLFVVARACAEDADSKLRRAGADRVILPLVLAGRRLAMLAVRPLVVDFIDTTMHSRDRDLILEDVKVGPGSPVAGTTLGEGRSQCGGAVVLAVKKKDGYLIANPPDETLLELGDELVVVGTRLQLRTLEGSA
- a CDS encoding Fe-Mn family superoxide dismutase; its protein translation is MAYTAKDYTKLVGMEGFSETLLKNHFTLYQGYITNTNKLLDTLAAMLKDGKVGIPEYSELKRRLGFEFNGMRLHEYYFENLGGKGAINKSGRPGKKMAEDFGSYENWEKDFKGTGTMRGIGWAILYQDNITGRLINQWINEHETGHLAGSVPILVLDVFEHAFMIDYGLKRADYIEAFFKNIDWAAVESRLK
- the nifU gene encoding Fe-S cluster assembly scaffold protein NifU; this encodes MYSDKVMDHFMNPRNVGEIKDADGIGEVGNPVCGDMMTFYIRVKDNRLADVKFKTFGCGAAIAVSSMVSEMAMGKTLEEVRKITPDLVAKELEGLPKNKYHCSNLGAQALNKAVDDYLVKQGKAPKTEERRTEDEEEKTCNEE
- a CDS encoding DsrE/DsrF/DrsH-like family protein; translation: MAEKVTLVVFSGDMDKALAAFNIAIGAASMGMEVSMFFTFWGLNLIKKNQGSIKSKGIMRKMLNFMNRGGSKRLPLSKFHMFGLGKWMMGRLMRDINFPSPQELLAMAHQSGVKFIACTTSMGIMGLSKDAFIPEVDSYAGVATYLGEAKEGKINLFV